The Zavarzinella sp. sequence CACCATACCATCGGCGGGATCAATCAGATAACGCAGGACATCTTTGTCGATTGTCTTCCAACGGACCGTCCGTACGGAACCATCCCCCATCCCCACGCTTACGGTTCCATTGAAGTATGGGCCGCTTTGATCGGGAACACCGTTCTTCGCATCGACCGTGGGGTCTTCCGGTTTGGTCCACGGCACCGCACGGGCACCTTCGAAGGTCATCAGTGTATTTGAAGTGCCATCTTGGAAGCTGGTAATTTTCATTTGAGAGTTATGGTCCGGAAAAGCAGTTTTCGGCCCAAAAAATCGCTGATAAACGGTATAGCCAGGTTTTTCTGTTTTCACACGTGGCGACTGGTAAACCTTGGGCATTTTTTCCAGCAGCTTAATATTGTGCTTGGAATCCCAAGGTTCATCCAGTTTGAATTCCTTGAACAATGTGTCTTCTTCGATGTAAGGCAGTAGCAGCACCCGCCAACTAAGGAGTGGGGCACCTTTTTTGTCCACCACGTTACCCGGCAGATGGTTGTAAACATCATGGTAAGTGTGCATGGCGATGCCGAGTTGTCTCAGATTGTTCTGGCTTTTGGCTCGGTTTGCAGCTTCTTTCACTCGCACAATGGCGTTCTTCTTTAATAACTCCAGATCGATCGTTGGTTCTACCTTGATGCCAAATTCAACCGGGGCATCTTTGGTTTTAGCAGGCGGTGCGGCAAGGATGCCTGTTACCACCACACCAAACGAAAGAAATACTAAAAACAATGTTTTCATGCTGACGACTCCTGTTTTCATGTCATTTTTCCACATTACAGATGGGCTCGATTATTCAAAATCCGGCAGGGGCATTCCATCCTGTGGGTCAAGTAGAATACGTAACGTTTTCTGATCGATTTTGTTCCAATTGATTGGTCTTACCCAGCCATCTGCAAAACCAACATTCGCTTTGCCGTTAAAATAAGGCCCTCCTTGCAGTGGGATATCTTTACCTTCTTCAACAGTGAGGTCATCTGGCTTTGTCCAAACTACCGCACGGGCACCTTCGAAGGTCATGATGGTATTCGAAGTACCATCCGTAATTGCGGCAAAACTGAGTTGCGAATTTGGTTCAGGTAATAAGGTATTTTTCCCATGGAATCGCTGGTAAACCGTATATCCAGTCTGAGAAGTTTTTACCAGAGGCGATTGATAGACCTTGGGCATTTTGTCAATCAATTTTGCATTGTGCTTGGAATCCCAAGGTTCATTCAGTTTGAACTGCTTAAACAGCTCTTCCTGTTCCAGATATGGCAGCAATAACACACGCCAACTCAATAACACTTTCCCATTTTTGTCGACGATATTTGCTGGAAAATGGTTCATCGTATCATGATAAGAATGAAAGGCGATGCCGAGCATTTTCATGTTGTTGGCACTTTTCGAGAGATTTGCACTATTCTTTAGACGCACAATGGCGTTCTTATTCATTAATTGCAGATCGATGACGGGTTCCACCTTGATGCCAAACTCTTCAGGCTTTACTTTCACCTTCGCAGGTGGGGCAGCATCCACTGCTGATTGCAAACCCAGGCACATCGTACAACACATGAACAATCGAAACATTGTGAACTCCGAAACGGGCTTAAAAACATACCTTCGAAGAATTGAATTGGTGACTCACAGCTAATTCGAATCAACTAGCGACTCATTTTGCCATATTTTCAAATTTTGCGACAGAAATTTTTCTGAAAACAAATGAAAAATTTATGAAGACTTTGCTTTGGAAGCAGCAAAAAGAACGGCACCGGCCAAAACCAAGATACATCCTGCCACTTTGGCAGTGCTCAACGGCTGTGGGGCAGTTCGAAACCAGCCAAAATACTCAATCAGCAGCGAAACAGCCAGTTGACCGGCCACGACCAGTGGCAGAACCGCAACAACGCCAATCCTGGGTACCGCGAAAATTGTTGACCAGACAAAAAATACCCCCATCAGACCGCCCAGCCAGATCCACCATGGGGAAGTTTTCGCCGCACTGACAAACTGGGTGGGGCGATATTCCAGCAGGCAGTAAGATATAGCAAATATCGTGCCGATAATAAACGATGCCAGCACAGCGTGCATCCGGTGGTGCAGTGCCTGACCCAAACGACCATTGACGGCGGCCTGCATTGCCAGCACCCCACCTGCAGCAAAAACCAATAAGTAAACCCAACTCTTCAAATGCCTGACCAGAAAGGAGTTACGATAATGCCACTTCTTGGCGTCCCATCTGTAGAATAGTGGTTTCTGGTGGTTTAACCTACATTCAATCATGCATACTTCCCGCTTTATCATCGGTATCGATCTGGGCACCACCAATTGTGCCGTTTCTTACCTCGATACAGGTTCCCCCGAGCCTAGCGTAAGCGATTTAGCCATCCCACAGATCGTGCGTGCGGGTCTGGTTGATGAACGCCCACTGTTGCCTTCCTTTTTGTACCTGCCGGGTGCCGGTGAACAGCCCGAAGGCAGCATGAAGCTACAGTGGGGGGCTAATCGAGACTGGTGCGTGGGAGAATTTGCCCGCAATTTCGGCTCGCAAGTGCCAAATCGGCTGGTCGCTTCTGCAAAATCGTGGTTATGCCATCCCGGGATTGATCATCGGCAGGCAATTTTGCCATGGCAGGCACCCGAAGGAAATCGCAAGATTTCGCCCTTTGAAGCCTGTGTGCGGTATTTACGGCACCTGGCAGATGCCTGGAACGCCACCAAAGCAGGCGATAATTTAGAAAATCGCTTTGAAGAACAGGAAGTTTTCCTGACGGTCCCCGCTTCATTCGACCCAATCGCCCGCGAATTGACCGTCCAGGCTGCAAAAGAAGCTGGCTATCAGCATGTGACTCTGCTGGAAGAGCCCCAGGCGGCGTTTTATGCCTGGTTGGCTGGGAATCCGAACTGGCGAGATCAGGTAACTCCAGGTGATTTGATTCTGGTCGTCGACGTGGGTGGTGGTACCACTGACCTGACACTGATTGAAGTGACGGAAGATGCAGGCAACCTGGCACTGACCCGCCTGGCAGTGGGGGATCACCTGCTGTTAGGTGGCGATAATATGGACCTGACGCTTGCCCACCATTTAGCACAAGTATTTGCCAGCAAAGGACATAAGCTCGATCTGGCACGCACCATTCAGTTGGGGTTCAGTGCTCGGCAGGCAAAAGAAACTTTGCTGAATCACCCAGAACAGACTTCGGCACCAGTCACCGTGTTGGGAAGTGGGCGATCGGTGATTGCCAACACATTGAAAGCCGATTTACAGCGGGATGATGTGCTGCGGATCATTCTGGATGGCTTTTTTGCCCAATGCCCACTAACAGAATCGCCACAAAAATCGGCGAATGCAGGTTTTCAGGAATTGGGTCTGCCGTACGTCAGTGATCCAGCGATTACCAGACATCTGGCAGAATTTCTGACCAAAAATCGCGACTTTTTGCGTGAACGAGACTCAAAAGAAACCAAAAAGGTGAAAAGCTTAAAAAAGTCGACCCACGCTTTGCCTACGAAAGTTCTGTTTAACGGTGGGGTATTTAAATCCAATCCCCTGCAAGAACGACTGCTTACCGTGTTGAATGAGTGGGCAAAATCCGAACATACAGAAACAGTTTCCTCGCTGACAGGCAGCGATCTTGATCAGGCAGTAGCTCGTGGTGCTGCCTATTACGGGTTGGTGCGACGTGGCAGCGGTATTCGCATCCGTGGCGGCACTCCACGCTCTTATTACATTGGCATTGAAACGGCGATGCCTGCCGTACCCGGTTTTCCTCGCCCCATTAAGGCACTGTGCGTGGCCCCCTTTGGCATGGAGGAAGGCTCCCAGGTGGATATCCCCAGCCAGGAATTCGGTCTGATCGTGGGTCAGCAGGCAAAATTTCGCTTTTTGGCCTCCAATTTACGCCGAAATGACCATCCAGGCAGCATTATCGAAGATTGGGAAGCAGACATTGAAGAACTGGCCCCAGTAGCCACCACCCTGGAAGGTGCCGCAGGCCAGCTGGTGCCAGTCCACCTGCATACTAAAGTAACGGAAACCGGCCAAATGGAATTGTGGTGTTTCAGCAGAGACAACCAGCACCAGTGGAAATTGGAGTACGATGTCCGAAATAAGAGTGCCACCACATAATGCGGCGATAAATTTCATACAATAGTAAGAACTTGGATTACAAAATTTTGTGAAAAATCTTTCATCGAAGCCATTTCACCAGTTGACAGCAACAAAATTTCACGATAATTTTCAAGTAGATGGGTGTTTGAGTATCACCCCCGCCAGCGTGGTTGTTGGCAACATTGTTTAACTTTTGGAGGATGACTTATCCCACCGTTTGATCGAAATTCTCGTCAACCAGACAGAGACACCGTCCGCATCAATGAACAAATCCGATTTAGTCCCGTCCGCGTCGTCGGTGCTGAGGGCGAACAGTTAGGTATTATTCCCACGTCGCAGGCATTAGAAATCGCCCGCGAATCCGGTATGGATCTGGTCGAAGTGGCAGCGCGTGAGCGCCCACCAGTTTGCAAGATCATGGATTATGGCAAGTTTCGTTACGAGCAATCCAAGAGCAGCAAAACCAAATCCCACCAGCAGAAGCTGAAAGAAATCCGGGTGCGTCCGAAAACGGGCGAGCACGATGTTGAAACGAAGGTGAATCAAGCGAAGAAATTCCTGGAACACCATGATAAGGTGCTGGTCAACGTGATCTTTCGTGGGCGCGAAATGCAGCACATCGAAGAAGGTCAGCGGATTATGCAGATGGTTCTCGAGCAACTTGCAGAGTTCTGCAAAATCGAAAAACCTGCATCCATGGAAGGCCGAAGGATGACAGCATTGCTGGCACCGAAATCCAATAAAAGTTAATTCACCAGCTTTCTCTTCGACAATAACACTTTATATTGCCGCGCTCCGAATGATCTTCTTGTGAAGATTTCACGCTAACGCTGTATTTTCGTGAAATCTTGAACTTACCACATTGATGCATGCTGGCAACCATGTATGATATGCCCATTATTGCTTGTAGTGTTACGGATTGTGTTGTGGGCAATCATTTTGTTGATTGATTTGATCAGGGGAACTGCTTGATGGGAAAAATGTTGGATCGAGAATCTGCGGATGGACAGGAAGTTCGCCAATGGAAGCTTGCTGACTCGTTCGATACATACGATATTCGGAGTTGGGGCAAAGGATATTTCTCGATCAACAAGAAAGGGAATGTTACCGTTCATCCCAACAAAAAATCGGACGAATCAATCGATCTTCGACTGCTGATCGACGAACTGCAGGATCACGATTACAACGTCCCGATTCTGATACGCTTTGCAGACATTCTCCGCCACCGGGTGGGAGAGATTGCAGGCTCATTCCAGACAGCAATCGACGAACACCAGTACCAGGGCGGCTATTGCTGTGTGTACCCGATTAAAGTAAACCAGCAACGTCATGTCGTCGAAGAAATCCTCGATTTTGGTAAGCCGTATAAGTTTGGTATTGAAGCGGGCTCGAAACCAGAACTGCTGGCCGTGCTCGCGATTACCGATGGCTCCGATACGCCAATCATCTGCAATGGCTTTAAAGATGATGAATTCATTAAGATGGTCATCCTCGCCCGCAAGATTGGCAAGAATGTCATCCCGGTTGTGGAAAAATTCAGCGAACTGGAATTGATCGTCAAGCATTCTGAAGAACTTGGTGTTCGACCGGTCATCGGTGTGCGCGTGAAATTAGCCACACGTGGGTCCGGTCGCTGGAAATCCAGTGCGGGCTATCGTTCAAAATTTGGCCTGACGATTACGGAAGTGCTGGAAGCACTGGAATATCTCAAATCGCGTGGGATGGAAGACTGCCTGCAAATGACCCACTTCCACCTGGGCAGTCAGATTACCAATATTCGCAAGGTGAAAGATGCCCTGACAGAAGCCGCACGGATTTATGTGGAACTGTACCGGGCAGGTGCTGGCCTGAAACTGATGGATGTTGGCGGGGGACTGGGAATTGATTACGATGGCAGCCAGACCGATTTTGAATCGAGCGTCAACTATACGCTGCAGGAATACGCAAACGACGTTGTATCGCGGATCATGACCGTTTGTAACGAAGCTGGAGTGCCGCACCCCACCATCATCAGTGAATCTGGCCGGGCAGTGGTTGCCTATCACAGCGTACTGGTCTTTGATGTGCTGGGTACATCGAATTTTGACCGTTGCGAATCGCCCGCAGAACTTCCTGAGGATTGCCCTGCTCCAATCCGCGATATGTTCACCATTCACCGTGAACTGAACAAACGCAATTTTCTGGAAGGCTACCACGACAGCGTGCAGGCAATTGAAGAAGCCTTGAATCTGTTTAATCTTGGCTACCTTTCGATTGAATTGCGAGCTCTTGCAGAACGGCTGTTCTGGGCCGTCGGAAAGAAAATTCTGCGTCTGATCCGTGAAATGGACTACGTTCCGGAAGAACTGCAAAATCTGGAAACAATGCTTTCCGATACATACTTCTGCAATTTTTCCGTGTTCCAGTCGATGCCGGATTCGTGGGCAATCAAACAACTATTCCCGATTATGCCTATCCACCGCCTGAACGAAGCCCCCACTCGCCGGGCGGTATTGGGCGACATCACCTGCGATTCGGATGGGAAAGTCGATCAATTTATTGATCGGCGTGATGTGCGAAGTACCCTGGAACTCCACCCTTTCAACGGCGAACCATATTATCTGGCTGCGTTCCTGGTGGGTGCGTATCAGGAAATCCTCGGCGATCTGCATAACCTCTTCGGCGATACCAATGCGGTCCACGTGAATCTGACTGATGATGGCGATTACGAAATTGATGACTTCATTCCTGGGGACCGAGTGGATGAAGTGTTGAATTACGTGCAGTTCTCTTCTGAAAAGTTAATTGAGCGAATGAGGAAAGAGGTAGACAAAGCAGTACGTGCCCAGAAAGTAACTGCCCGTGAAGCAAAACAATTTTTACGCTTTTATCAGGAAGGGATGGAAGGGTATACTTACCTGGAAGAATAACGATCCCACTGGGATCATCACTCATCCGAGGAAGTTCATGTCCATTCGACTCTCCATCATTTTGTTACTTTTCACTATTTCGTTTTCCACTGCTGGTGAACAACCGCCAAATATCATCCTCTGCATGACTGATGATCAGGGGTGGGGCGATGCGAGCTATCAGGGGCATCCCAAACTGAAGACTCCCCACCTGGATGATTTATCCCGCCGTGGGATTCGATTTGACAGGTTCTATGCTGCGGCACCAGTCTGCTCTCCCACCCGTGGCAGCTTTCTGACAGGCAGACATCCCAATCGATTTGGCTGTTTTCTATATGGATATCCCCTGAAAACCGAAGAAATCACCCTGCCCCAGTACTTGCAGAAAGCGGGCTATCGCACCGGCCATTTTGGCAAGTGGCACCTGAATGGGATCAGCGGCCCCGGAAAAGCAGTGCTGAAATCTGACCCACTGCACCCAGGTGTGTTTGGCTTCGATCGGTGGGTCTCCGCGTCGAATTTTTATGATCTTAACCCCAGCCTGGGGAAAGATGGCGTTGCCACGGACTATCAAGGGGATGGTTCAGATATTGCTGTGGCAGAAACAATTAAGTTCATTGATGCAGAACAAGCCGATGATACCAAAAAGCCATTTTGTGCAGTGGTCTGGTTTGGAAACCCCCACTTACCACATAAAGCCCTGCAGGAAGATCTGAAGGCAGCTGGTGGCTCCCACTATCATGGGGAAATAATTGCAATTGATCGTGCCATGGGTACGATTGTCAAAGCACTGGCAGATCGCAGGATTTCCGAAAACACCATTGTGTTCTTTTGCAGCGATAATGGTGGTAAAGAAGTGGGTTCCACTGGCGATTTACGTGGCTTCAAAGGTTCGGTGTGGGAAGGTGGCCTGCGGGTGCCTGGTCTGCTGGTTTGGCCTTCAAAAATCAAACCGGTTGTTACCGCCGAACCTGCCTGCACAAGCGACCTATTGCCCACAATTCTAGATCTGCTGAACATCCCGCTTGCAGATAAACGACCGATCGATGGTGTCAGTTGGAAGCCACTGATTGAAGGAAAACCCTGGAAGCGGGAAGGTGGGATCGGTTTCTGGCACTATGCTGCAGGTAAGAAAAACGCGGGAAATCAGAAATTTGCCATCGAAGTAGGACACGCCGCCTGGAACAAGGGGAATTACAAACTCCACCGCACCGCGAAAGGTGATTTTCAACTTTATGATCTGGTAACAGATCGACAGGAAAAGAATGATCTGGCTACCAAAATGCCCGATCTACTGAAGGAATATCAGGCGGAACTGACCACATGGCAGAAATCAGTCGTCAACAGCTATCGTGGGCTGGATTATCCAAAGAAATAGGCATCACGCAGGCAGTTCACTGGTTTTGCCGTTTCGCAAGCTGGATTCTTTTTCGGTGCGATCCACTATCGTCAATCCGTGGGAAATAGCGTTCCCTGTCGCACGTTCTGGCACATCGTCGGAATCGACTAAAGTTTCCGATTCGACAACTGCAAGTTGCTCTTCATTCCAGAAGCAGCGTAATGCCACCTGACCACACCGTTCCTGAAATTGGGCAGGTGTTTCTTCCAGGTCTGGATAGCGGTCAATAAATTCCAGCATCTGCTGTAATGCTGCTGCATATTCACCGAGTATCTTGTGGGCCATCAACCGTTTATCCCCCACTTCCATGTAGGACAGTTCTACGGCCTTATCCACCCGACCAGGTCGTGTCGAAATAAACTCGGTGCTACCATCCGGCAACTTTCTTGGCTGACCCAGTGCGGGGTCGATCTTGCTCAGATCATTGGTAGTAATGATGGTAAAGATCCCATCCGTGCGTTCTACACCATCGAGACAATTCAGCAAACAATCAAACGTCAGTGGTGTAAACATCCCCTTGTCTTTGTTCTCTTTGCCAGAATCTGCCGATGACTTGTTATCTGAAAAGAACATCGGCATCATACTGGTTTTCCTCGAAACGTTTTCACGACCATGAAAGACATTGTCGATATCTTCAATCAGTGCAATACATGGGATATTGACCTGCATTTCCCGCCAGGATTTCATCAGTTCGTGGTTGGACATTTCCGCAAGATTGAACACATAAATCGGCATGTTCAGGTCTTCGGCAAATGCCCGTGCCAGTGCGGTTTTACCCGTTCCGGGTGGGCCATACAGCAACCAACCCCTCTTCCACGGAATCCCTTTGTTCAAATACCAATCACGGTTATTTCGCCATAATTCAATTTCTCGAATCAATTGCTTCACCCGTTGCGGGAAAATCAGGTTTTCCAGGGCACTGCCTTCAGTCAGCCGGAACTTCCCCAGTTCATCAGGCGTTATTCCCAATAACCGGTAGTAGCCCTGCTGGTACCACGCCAGGCCATTGGTGCCATTCTGGTGCCGATGGTTCTCTTCATCGCCACGTTTTGGCACATAATGAATGACAAAGCGAGAATTTTTCTGCGATGCCTGCTGGTCATTATCCCAGCTTTGTTGATTGCAGGCGTTACAAGCATTCAGCAACAGTTGTTCCACATCCACTGTGCCGCGCACAAAGGTCAATGTGCTGTAAATTTTGGTAATTTCATCATCCCCACCTGATTCGTTTTTGGTTTTTCCGTTCGCTTTTGATTCTACTGTGTTGGAAAAATAGAACGGAATCCAACCATGCCAGAAGATCATACTGCGGTTACCGAACTGTTCATATGCAACCAGGCCATACCGCCCATCGCGTCGGTGGGCATGCCACGCACCAAACATCCGATCGTACGTGCGAGATCGCTTCTTATTGGTCACCAGATAAGCAACCAACGCGTTGTGGGCAAACTCGGTGGGGATTTCTGCCTGCTGCACAAATAAACTGCAGATGCGCCAGATAACCCCCTTAATCTTCGTCCAAAAACTGGCAACAACGCCCAAAGCGGCCCCACCTGCTAGTAACTTCCACATGTCATCCATCGTGTTATCCATTTAATCTGAGAAAATTATTGAGTCGGGAAAATGTTCTGATTCTAAGTGAACTGTCAAGTACCATACTTAACGGAGAATGGAAGTACGATGTTGGTTCAGGTTTTTTTGAAATATTTTCTGCAGAATTTTCTCTGAATTGTGGCAGCAGAAATCAGCATAGAAAATATGGGATCGCTCTCATATTTATTGGTTTTAGCCCCAGTTCAGCCAAGAGGTGATCGCGATTTTGCAAAAATTCACAAAATATTTTCTGCCGCTGCAACACCTTGCTGGGGAATTACTTATGACGATCGGTTCGATGAATTTTTGGAGAGTTTTGCAAAAAAATGAGCAGTTTGAGAATAGACGAGGATATATTAATATAAGTGAACTATTTAACAGTATTTGTTCACTTGATATGGCACATAAAGAAAATCCTCTAAACCTTAGAGTGCTTCCATGATTCGATTTATATCTGATAAAACATATTCCCGTGACGCGTGGAGCGGGAAATTCGATCAGTGGCGTACAAACCTGCGAGTACAAATTCTACGCACGCTGCACGCATGCCGGGGTGATCCGCACGGTTGAGCTCAAATGCCTTTTCCCAGGCCTGGGGCACCTTTTTCAATCGTTCAACATAACTGGCAGAAGGAAGCGTATCGCCCACTTCAACCTTCACGCCTTTCGAGAACAGTTCGGAAATGGCTTCCAAGCCGTGGCTTTCGACATATTCTTCAAAGACGTTGGCAATTGCTTCGGCGATGATTGCTTCCAGCACCTGGTTTTCAGACATCTGCGTGGTGCCCATGAGATCCAGTTCCAGCTTGCCCAGCGACGAGGTGGGCAAATGGCCTAGATCACTGATCCGGGGCACAGCCGGCTTTTCCTGGTGCAATATGCCACGTCTTCGTGCTGAAGCCACCATGGTGCGATAATTCGCCAGACTGAAACGGGCACTGACTCCAGACTGATGATCGACATATTTCGACTTGCGGGCACAAATCGTAATCTGTTCGATCACCTGCTGCATGAAGTACGGCACGTGCACGGGGTACTCACCTTCCAGATCGAGGTGGGACTCCTGCACCATGATCTGAATACCCAGATCTCGATCTTTGGGATAATGCGTCTGTATCAGCGAACCAATACGATCTTTCAACTGGGGGATCACCTTTCCGGAACGATTGTAAGTGGCTGGGTTCGCGGAAAACAGAATCAGTATGTCGAGATCGAACTGGATGGGATAGCCACGGATCTGGACATCCCGTTCTTCGAGGATATTGAACAGCCCCACCTGGATCAGTTCATCCAGTTCCGGGATTTCGTTCATGGCAAAGATTCCACGGTGCATCCGCGGGATCAAACCAAAGTGCAGCGATTCTTCCAGCGACATGCTGGTGCCTGCTGCCAGTTTGGCAGGATCGAGTTCGCCAATAATGTCTGCAAACTTGGTGCCCGGTGCCAGGCGTTCTGCATAACGATCTTTCCTTGCCCACCAGGCAATGGGGATATCTTTAGGATCGGTATTTTGAATCAGGCGTTTTCCCGCAGAAGTAATCGGCTTCAGAGGGTCTTCTTTTACAGGAGAATCAGGAATGTTCAGATAAGGAATTTCCGGGTCGAGAAATCGAACTAATGACCGCATCAGGCGGCTCTTCCCCTGCCCTTTTTCGCCCAGGAATAGCATGTCGTGCCCGGCAAGCATGGCAATAGAAATTTCCGGAATGACGGTGTTTTCATAGCCCACCATTCCCGGAAACATTTCTTCCTGCTGGGCCATGCACCGGATGAAGTTGCTCCTCACCTCATCTTTGATCGAGCGGGATTGCCAACCTGTTGCCAGCAGGTCATGTAATGTGGTGGGTTTCGAAATCTGGTTCAATGGTCAATCCTTGCAACGATGGTGATAAGGTAATTTTAGACGAAACTACGAAGAAAATGCCAACGAAACGATCAAGGACTGAAGACGGGTTCACTTTCCAGTGCCAGCACCCCAAAAGCACATTGCAATACCATGCGGTGTGGCTCTCTGTTCACAAAGTGATGAAGTCCTTGAATCCCAAGTGCATATTCGCGCAAGGCAAGCCCATGTTTGCGGGTATTCGTGCGTTCGCGTAATCTGGCGAGTAAGTGCGGCAGAGTATATTCCGGACCAAAAATTAACCGCAGATACTCTCGCCCACGTACTTTCATGGCGGGTTGTACGGCTTTACCCTGCGTAGTCTCAACAGGATCGAGTGGCTTGACAACCATTCCTTCGTTTCCTGCGTTGGTTATTCCCAACCACCATTGGGTGCCTGAAGCACAGGATTCCGGCTGAGATGTGTCTACCACAATGTATTGTGTACGCTGCAATAAATCTTCCTGCTGACAGACAAGATTTTCTAAGGTGTCCATCTGCCACTGGTGCGAGTGGGCATCGTACACCTGGTTTTCACCCGCCAGAATTTGAAAGGGTGCAAAACGGATATCACTCTCTGTTACAGTAGGAGAAATGAAATGTTGCAATGATCGCTGGTATTGTTCGAGGCATTCCAGGCGAGCCGTCATGGCCTGTCGAAAATCATGTAACCGATCATCGGTTTGATTGCGAATCCCCGTCTGCAATTGATGCAAAGCATGGTAGCCCGCCGCACCCGTCTGCAGATATTGGGTGCGAATCAGCTCATCTGCTTTGTAGCCCCAGGGGAGTAGTTCGCCATCAATACATAACCAATCAGTTTTTAACTGCTCCCACAGTAGAGATTGATCCAGTGCCAGCCGCAAACGTGCCAGAAACTTACGTTCGGTACGTTCATCACGAAAAAATCGCTTTCCAGTTCGTGTATAGGCAATCCCACCGTGG is a genomic window containing:
- a CDS encoding magnesium chelatase; translation: MNQISKPTTLHDLLATGWQSRSIKDEVRSNFIRCMAQQEEMFPGMVGYENTVIPEISIAMLAGHDMLFLGEKGQGKSRLMRSLVRFLDPEIPYLNIPDSPVKEDPLKPITSAGKRLIQNTDPKDIPIAWWARKDRYAERLAPGTKFADIIGELDPAKLAAGTSMSLEESLHFGLIPRMHRGIFAMNEIPELDELIQVGLFNILEERDVQIRGYPIQFDLDILILFSANPATYNRSGKVIPQLKDRIGSLIQTHYPKDRDLGIQIMVQESHLDLEGEYPVHVPYFMQQVIEQITICARKSKYVDHQSGVSARFSLANYRTMVASARRRGILHQEKPAVPRISDLGHLPTSSLGKLELDLMGTTQMSENQVLEAIIAEAIANVFEEYVESHGLEAISELFSKGVKVEVGDTLPSASYVERLKKVPQAWEKAFELNRADHPGMRAACVEFVLAGLYATDRISRSTRHGNMFYQI
- a CDS encoding AAA family ATPase, which produces MDDMWKLLAGGAALGVVASFWTKIKGVIWRICSLFVQQAEIPTEFAHNALVAYLVTNKKRSRTYDRMFGAWHAHRRDGRYGLVAYEQFGNRSMIFWHGWIPFYFSNTVESKANGKTKNESGGDDEITKIYSTLTFVRGTVDVEQLLLNACNACNQQSWDNDQQASQKNSRFVIHYVPKRGDEENHRHQNGTNGLAWYQQGYYRLLGITPDELGKFRLTEGSALENLIFPQRVKQLIREIELWRNNRDWYLNKGIPWKRGWLLYGPPGTGKTALARAFAEDLNMPIYVFNLAEMSNHELMKSWREMQVNIPCIALIEDIDNVFHGRENVSRKTSMMPMFFSDNKSSADSGKENKDKGMFTPLTFDCLLNCLDGVERTDGIFTIITTNDLSKIDPALGQPRKLPDGSTEFISTRPGRVDKAVELSYMEVGDKRLMAHKILGEYAAALQQMLEFIDRYPDLEETPAQFQERCGQVALRCFWNEEQLAVVESETLVDSDDVPERATGNAISHGLTIVDRTEKESSLRNGKTSELPA